In Dromaius novaehollandiae isolate bDroNov1 chromosome 14, bDroNov1.hap1, whole genome shotgun sequence, a genomic segment contains:
- the RHBDL1 gene encoding rhomboid-related protein 1 isoform X1 gives MDRSSLLQLIQEQLDPENTGFIGAETFTSLVHSHELPLDPAKLDMLVALAQGNGEGQVCYQELVDLISSKRSSSFKRAIANGQRALPRDVLLDETGLGIYKRFVRYVAYEILPCEMDRRWYFYQHRTCPPPVFMAAVTLTQIIVFLCYGARLNKWVLQTYHPEYMKSPLVYHPGHRARAWRFLTYMFMHVGLEQLGFNALLQLMIGVPLEMVHGILRISFLYLAGVLAGSLTVSITDMRAPLVGGSGGVYALCSAHLANVVMNWAGMRCPYKLLRMVLALVCMSSEVGRAVWLRFSPPLPAAGPQPSFMAHLAGAIVGISMGLTILRSYEESLRDQCGWWVVLLSYGTFLLFAVFWNIFAYDLLGAQIPPPP, from the exons ATGGACAGGAGCTCCCTGCTCCAGCTCATCCAGGAGCAG CTGGACCCCGAGAACACGGGCTTCATCGGCGCCGAGACCTTCACCAGCCTCGTGCACAGCCATGAGCTGCCGCTGGACCCCGCCAAGCTGGACATGCTGGTGGCCCTGGCGCAGGGCAACGGCGAGGGCCAGGTCTGCTATCAGGAGCTGGTAGATCTG ATCAGCAGCAAGCGCTCGAGCAGCTTCAAGCGCGCCATCGCCAACGGGCAGCGGGCCCTGCCCCGCGACGTGCTGCTCGACGAGACCGGCCTCGGCATCTACAAGCGCTTCGTCCGCTACGTGGCCTACGAGATCCTGCCCTGCGAGATGGACCGCCGCTGGTACTTCTACCAGCACCGCACCTGCCCCCCGCCCGTCTTCATGGCCGCCGTCACGCTCACCCAg ATCATCGTGTTCCTGTGCTACGGGGCCCGGCTGAACAAGTGGGTGCTGCAGACCTACCACCCCGAGTACATGAAGAGCCCCCTGGTCTACCACCCCGGGCACCGGGCCCGCGCCTGGCGCTTCCTCACCTACATGTTCATGCACGTGGG GCTGGAGCAGCTGGGCTTCAACGCGCTGCTGCAGCTCATGATCGGGGTGCCCCTGGAGATGGTGCACGGCATCCTGCGCATCAGCTTCCTCTACCTGGCCGGCGTGCTGGCAG gCTCCCTGACCGTCTCCATCACGGACATGCGGGCGCCGCTGGTCGGCGGTTCCGGCGGTGTCTACGCGCTCTGCTCTGCCCACCTCGCCAACGTGGTCATG AACTGGGCAGGGATGCGCTGCCCCTACAAGCTGCTCCGCATGGTGCTGGCGCTCGTGTGCA TGAGCTCGGAGGTGGGCCGGGCCGTGTGGCTGCGCTtctcgccgccgctgccggccgcgggccCCCAGCCCAGCTTCATGGCCCACCTGGCAGGGGCCATCGTGGGCATCAGCATGGGGCTCACCATCCTGCGCAGCTACGAGGAGAGCCTGCGCGACCAGTGCGGCTGGTGGGTCGTGCTGCTCTCCTACGGCACCTTCCTCCTCTTCGCCGTCTTCTGGAACATCTTCGCCTACGACCTGCTGGGGGCACAGATCCCCCCCCCGCCctag
- the RHBDL1 gene encoding rhomboid-related protein 1 isoform X2, with protein sequence MDRSSLLQLIQEQLDPENTGFIGAETFTSLVHSHELPLDPAKLDMLVALAQGNGEGQVCYQELVDLISSKRSSSFKRAIANGQRALPRDVLLDETGLGIYKRFVRYVAYEILPCEMDRRWYFYQHRTCPPPVFMAAVTLTQIIVFLCYGARLNKWVLQTYHPEYMKSPLVYHPGHRARAWRFLTYMFMHVGLEQLGFNALLQLMIGVPLEMVHGILRISFLYLAGVLAGSLTVSITDMRAPLVGGSGGVYALCSAHLANVVMNWAGMRCPYKLLRMVLALVCRAIVGISMGLTILRSYEESLRDQCGWWVVLLSYGTFLLFAVFWNIFAYDLLGAQIPPPP encoded by the exons ATGGACAGGAGCTCCCTGCTCCAGCTCATCCAGGAGCAG CTGGACCCCGAGAACACGGGCTTCATCGGCGCCGAGACCTTCACCAGCCTCGTGCACAGCCATGAGCTGCCGCTGGACCCCGCCAAGCTGGACATGCTGGTGGCCCTGGCGCAGGGCAACGGCGAGGGCCAGGTCTGCTATCAGGAGCTGGTAGATCTG ATCAGCAGCAAGCGCTCGAGCAGCTTCAAGCGCGCCATCGCCAACGGGCAGCGGGCCCTGCCCCGCGACGTGCTGCTCGACGAGACCGGCCTCGGCATCTACAAGCGCTTCGTCCGCTACGTGGCCTACGAGATCCTGCCCTGCGAGATGGACCGCCGCTGGTACTTCTACCAGCACCGCACCTGCCCCCCGCCCGTCTTCATGGCCGCCGTCACGCTCACCCAg ATCATCGTGTTCCTGTGCTACGGGGCCCGGCTGAACAAGTGGGTGCTGCAGACCTACCACCCCGAGTACATGAAGAGCCCCCTGGTCTACCACCCCGGGCACCGGGCCCGCGCCTGGCGCTTCCTCACCTACATGTTCATGCACGTGGG GCTGGAGCAGCTGGGCTTCAACGCGCTGCTGCAGCTCATGATCGGGGTGCCCCTGGAGATGGTGCACGGCATCCTGCGCATCAGCTTCCTCTACCTGGCCGGCGTGCTGGCAG gCTCCCTGACCGTCTCCATCACGGACATGCGGGCGCCGCTGGTCGGCGGTTCCGGCGGTGTCTACGCGCTCTGCTCTGCCCACCTCGCCAACGTGGTCATG AACTGGGCAGGGATGCGCTGCCCCTACAAGCTGCTCCGCATGGTGCTGGCGCTCGTGTGCA GGGCCATCGTGGGCATCAGCATGGGGCTCACCATCCTGCGCAGCTACGAGGAGAGCCTGCGCGACCAGTGCGGCTGGTGGGTCGTGCTGCTCTCCTACGGCACCTTCCTCCTCTTCGCCGTCTTCTGGAACATCTTCGCCTACGACCTGCTGGGGGCACAGATCCCCCCCCCGCCctag
- the STUB1 gene encoding E3 ubiquitin-protein ligase CHIP: protein MKGKEEKEGGAAGAGPGGAAGPGAGPRGGAAGAGGGGGGGSPEKSHSAQEHKEQGNRLFVGRKYPEAAACYGRAINRNPLVAVYYTNRALCYLKMQQHDKALADCKRALELDSQSVKAHFFLGQCQMEMENYDEAIANLQRAYNLAKEQRLNFGDDIPSALRIAKKKRWNSIEEKRINQENELHSYLTKLIMAEKERELAECRKTQQEENADDSRSRAQLANIEAKHDKYLADMDELFSQVDEKRKKRDIPDYLCGKISFELMREPCITPSGITYDRKDIEEHLQRVGHFDPVTRSPLTQDQLIPNLAMKEVIDAFISENGWVEDY from the exons atgaaggggaaggaggagaaggagggcggcgcggcgggcgcggggcccggcggcgcggcggggccgggcgcggggccgcggggcggcgcggcgggcgcggggggcggcggcggcggcggcagccccgagAAGAGCCACAGCGCGCAGGAGCACAAGGAGCAGGGCAACCGGCTCTTCGTGGGCCGCAAGTACCCCGAGGCCGCCGCCTGCTACGGCCGCGCCATC AACCGGAACCCCTTGGTGGCCGTGTACTACACCAACCGAGCCCTCTGCTACCTGAAGATGCAGCAGCACGACAAGGCGCTGGCAGACTGCAAGCGGGCGCTGGAGCTGGACAGCCAGTCCGTGAAAGCTCACTTCTTCCTGGGGCAGTGCCAGATGGAGATGGAGAATTACGACGAGGCCATTGCAAACCTGCAGAGAG CCTACAACCTCGCCAAGGAGCAGCGGCTGAATTTTGGGGACGATATTCCCAGTGCGCTGCGCATTGCCAAGAAGAAGCGCTGGAACAGCATCGAGGAGAAGCGGATCAACCAGGAGAACGAGCTGCACTCCTACCTGACCAAGCTTATCATGGCAGAGAAGGAGAG GGAGCTGGCTGAATGCCGAAAGACTCAGCAAGAAGAAAATGCGGATGACAGTCGGAGCCGAGCTCAGCTGGCCAACATCGAAGCCAAACAC GACAAGTACCTGGCAGACATGGACGAGCTGTTCTCTCAAGTGGATGAGAAGAGGAAG AAGCGGGACATCCCAGACTACCTGTGCGGGAAGATCAGTTTTGAGCTGATGAGAGAGCCCTGCATCACGCCCAGCGGGATTACGTACGACAGGAAGGACATAGAGGAACATCTCCAG CGCGTGGGTCACTTTGATCCTGTGACGCGGAGTCCTTTGACCCAGGACCAGCTCATCCCCAACCTTGCGATGAAGGAGGTGATAGACGCGTTCATATCAGAAAATGGCTGGGTAGAAGATTATTGA